The window GAATTGCAGCACGAGGGTGTCGGGAGCTGCGGTGGAGGATGGCGCGGACGCCGCTGCCTTCCCCCCGTCGGCCGCTGCGGGCGAAGACGGCGCCCCGGGTGGCCGTTTCCGCGACTCGAGGGCCAGAGCGTACGTCCGCGACCGTATCTCCACGGTCAGCTCGCCCACGCCCCCCTCCCACCACTCGGTCCTCTGGCGAAACGCGGTGACCTCTACGTCGCAGGCCGCGTCCGTCCAGACCGCGGCTCCCGAGCGGAGTCCGCCGTCGAAGAAGTCCCGGCCGGAGTTGGGCTCGCCGAAGGAGTAGAGCAAGGTGCGCGCGAAGTTCGCCGGATCCACGGTCCAATCGCCGCCGTGAACGAGGACGCCCGCGACCTTCGCGTCGGGCGTCGCCCCGACGTCCTTCTCGTACTGCACGACGAACGTGCCGTCGGCGCTCCTGGGGTACGTCACCCGGGTCGCCGGCCCGAAGGGCCCTGGGGCCACCTCGACCAGCTCCCCGCGCCGGCCCAGCTTCCTCCGGACCTCGCTCGGGCGCATCCCGGGCGCAACGCCGTTCAGCACGTACTTCGCGCACGGCGACACCTCGGCCGCACGGACGGGACCGCCGGAGGCGAGGAGCGGGATCGCGATCAGCGCCAGCACGGCGGCCGCGCCGTCCCTTGCTGCGAGAATTCGTGAGC is drawn from Terriglobia bacterium and contains these coding sequences:
- a CDS encoding energy transducer TonB, whose product is MRSRILAARDGAAAVLALIAIPLLASGGPVRAAEVSPCAKYVLNGVAPGMRPSEVRRKLGRRGELVEVAPGPFGPATRVTYPRSADGTFVVQYEKDVGATPDAKVAGVLVHGGDWTVDPANFARTLLYSFGEPNSGRDFFDGGLRSGAAVWTDAACDVEVTAFRQRTEWWEGGVGELTVEIRSRTYALALESRKRPPGAPSSPAAADGGKAAASAPSSTAAPDTLVLQFTGESERAPAPPADSAATDVPTTPPARIPGACPPPKYPEAQRSLRLGGRVFVRAVVRTDGSVADVTVLDTSRPHVGFEDAAIEAVRQWHFVPGTRAGAPVEAATEFWIDFR